Proteins encoded in a region of the Streptomyces sp. NBC_00513 genome:
- a CDS encoding DUF6167 family protein: MFRRAFWFTAGAAAGVWATTKVNRQLKKLTPESLAAQAADKAVEAGHRLKDFALDVKAGMTQREDELNDALGLHQDPDRPDNVTALPGPRRLRALENDQTTHRTNHSAAGYNRNEDH, from the coding sequence ATGTTCCGCCGAGCCTTCTGGTTCACCGCCGGCGCCGCCGCCGGCGTGTGGGCCACCACCAAGGTCAACCGACAGCTGAAGAAGCTGACACCGGAGAGCCTCGCCGCGCAGGCCGCCGACAAGGCGGTGGAGGCGGGTCACCGCCTCAAGGACTTCGCCCTCGACGTCAAGGCGGGAATGACGCAGCGCGAGGACGAGCTGAACGACGCATTGGGGCTCCACCAGGACCCCGACCGGCCCGACAACGTCACCGCCCTCCCCGGGCCGCGACGGCTGCGGGCCCTGGAGAACGACCAGACCACCCACCGCACGAACCACTCGGCGGCCGGGTACAACCGGAATGAGGACCACTGA
- a CDS encoding DUF948 domain-containing protein — protein sequence MCREWCEVSGGEVAGILVAVFWAILVSFLAVVLVRLAQVLKATTKMVADVTEQAVPLLADASTTVRSARTQLDRVDAIASDVQEVTSNASALSSTVASTFGGPLVKVAAFGYGVRKALGKNTDGAPKKTSRRTVIVGRTVPTPRRRKQKG from the coding sequence ATGTGCAGAGAGTGGTGCGAAGTGTCCGGTGGAGAGGTGGCCGGGATCCTCGTGGCCGTCTTCTGGGCCATTCTGGTCTCCTTCCTCGCCGTGGTGTTGGTGAGGCTGGCCCAGGTCCTGAAGGCGACCACCAAGATGGTGGCCGACGTGACCGAACAGGCGGTCCCGCTGTTGGCCGACGCCTCCACGACCGTCCGCTCCGCCCGCACCCAGCTCGACCGGGTCGACGCCATCGCGAGCGACGTCCAGGAAGTCACCTCCAACGCCTCCGCGCTGTCCTCGACCGTCGCCTCCACCTTCGGCGGCCCCCTGGTCAAGGTCGCCGCCTTCGGCTACGGGGTCCGCAAGGCGCTGGGCAAGAACACGGACGGCGCGCCGAAGAAGACATCCCGACGTACCGTGATCGTCGGCCGTACGGTGCCGACGCCCCGGCGCCGGAAGCAGAAGGGCTGA